From a single Calothrix sp. NIES-2098 genomic region:
- a CDS encoding ABC transporter-related protein: MTNEPLIELKGVSKSFGSNKVLDNIDLTIYRGEALGIIGPSGTGKSTILRVIAGLLLPDEGEIYLRGVKRNGLIEDAADNVGIGMVFQQAALFDSLTVEENVGFLLYQNSKIARSRIRDMVNNKLEMVGLPGIGDLYPSELSGGMRKRVSFARAIMSNPENDREGPELLLYDEPTAGLDPIASTVIEDLIRHLQRSQGVCSTYAIVTHQDSTIRRTADRVIFLYQGRVQWQGTVSEIDSTDHPLIRQFMSGSVQGPIQVVG, encoded by the coding sequence ATGACAAATGAACCATTAATTGAATTAAAAGGCGTGTCTAAGTCCTTTGGTAGCAATAAGGTTTTAGATAATATAGATTTGACCATTTATCGGGGAGAAGCACTAGGAATTATAGGCCCTTCCGGGACTGGTAAATCGACAATTTTGCGTGTGATTGCGGGATTGCTGCTTCCTGATGAAGGAGAAATTTATTTAAGAGGGGTGAAGCGAAACGGTTTAATTGAAGATGCGGCTGATAATGTTGGGATTGGGATGGTGTTTCAGCAGGCGGCGTTATTCGATTCGTTAACAGTAGAAGAGAATGTGGGGTTTTTACTGTATCAAAACTCCAAGATAGCGCGATCGCGCATTCGCGACATGGTAAATAACAAATTAGAGATGGTAGGCTTACCGGGAATCGGAGATTTATATCCATCCGAACTTTCCGGTGGGATGCGCAAACGCGTAAGTTTTGCTCGCGCCATCATGTCTAACCCCGAAAACGATCGTGAAGGGCCAGAACTTTTACTGTACGACGAACCAACCGCTGGACTCGATCCGATTGCATCAACAGTCATCGAAGATTTAATTCGCCATTTGCAACGCTCACAGGGCGTTTGCAGTACCTATGCTATTGTGACTCATCAAGACAGTACAATTCGTCGTACCGCGGATAGAGTTATATTTCTGTATCAAGGTAGAGTGCAGTGGCAGGGTACAGTGAGTGAAATAGATAGCACCGACCATCCATTGATTAGACAATTCATGAGTGGAAGTGTGCAAGGGCCGATTCAGGTCGTCGGGTAA
- a CDS encoding amine oxidase, giving the protein MQNSDVIVIGSGIGGLCAAGLLAYYGKQVIVCESHTIPGGAAHSFRRRGFEFDSGPSFYCGLADAQSLNPVKQVLDALGESIQVIPYDPLGHYHFPEGTIAVYRDAERYRHEVERITPQGAKELQRFTERLLGLYEVMRDIPTLALRADWQVILTLFKNYLPSLVKMLPYLPLVQSSVGNVMDATIQDPWVRRLIDLECFLLSGLKAHGTIAPEVAFMLGERSRAGVEYPVGGSCAIVQALVRGLERWGGKLRLGCHVEQILVESGKVVGVKLQNGEILHAPIVISNASIWDTYNKLLRPQDLPVTYHQEALETPAVASFMHLHLGIRADGLENLTGHHVVVHDSQQEITTPGNTCMISIPSVWDASLAPQGHHVVHAYTLEPYTGWERNEEYAEKKQQKAQTLYRALEKIIPDIKERAVIELIGTPLTHAHYLRRYQGTYGPAIAADKGMFPSTHTPIQGLYRVGDSTMPGIGVPAVAASGILCANTLVKLQQTEALLKNLR; this is encoded by the coding sequence ATGCAAAATAGTGATGTCATAGTCATTGGTAGCGGTATCGGTGGGTTGTGTGCTGCGGGATTACTTGCTTATTATGGCAAGCAAGTAATTGTATGTGAAAGCCATACCATTCCTGGGGGTGCTGCTCATAGTTTTCGACGCAGAGGATTTGAATTTGATTCTGGCCCTTCTTTCTACTGTGGTCTGGCAGACGCCCAAAGCTTGAATCCGGTAAAACAAGTTCTGGATGCTCTTGGTGAATCCATTCAAGTTATACCTTACGATCCTTTAGGACACTACCATTTTCCTGAAGGCACTATTGCAGTCTACAGGGATGCAGAGCGTTATCGCCATGAGGTGGAGAGAATTACGCCTCAAGGTGCTAAAGAACTGCAACGCTTTACAGAACGTTTATTAGGGTTGTATGAAGTGATGCGGGATATTCCTACCCTAGCGTTGCGAGCAGATTGGCAGGTAATTTTAACATTATTTAAAAATTATCTACCTTCTTTAGTGAAAATGTTGCCCTACTTACCGCTAGTGCAGAGTTCAGTTGGTAATGTCATGGATGCAACAATACAAGATCCTTGGGTGCGGCGACTCATCGATTTAGAATGCTTTTTGCTTTCAGGTTTAAAAGCACACGGGACAATTGCACCCGAAGTCGCTTTTATGTTAGGCGAACGTTCCCGTGCTGGTGTTGAGTATCCTGTAGGCGGGAGTTGCGCAATTGTTCAAGCTTTAGTTAGGGGTTTAGAACGCTGGGGTGGAAAGTTGCGTTTAGGATGTCACGTCGAGCAAATCTTAGTAGAATCGGGTAAAGTTGTAGGCGTGAAGTTACAAAACGGCGAAATTCTCCACGCGCCGATTGTGATTTCCAATGCGAGTATCTGGGATACCTACAATAAATTATTACGTCCCCAAGATTTACCTGTAACTTACCACCAAGAAGCCTTAGAAACTCCAGCCGTTGCAAGTTTCATGCATTTACATTTAGGTATCCGCGCCGATGGTTTGGAAAATTTAACAGGTCATCATGTAGTAGTCCACGATTCGCAGCAAGAGATCACCACACCCGGAAATACCTGCATGATTTCAATTCCTAGTGTATGGGATGCAAGCCTTGCGCCCCAAGGACATCATGTAGTTCATGCTTACACCCTCGAACCCTACACCGGATGGGAAAGGAATGAAGAGTATGCAGAAAAGAAACAGCAGAAAGCCCAAACCTTATATCGCGCCTTAGAGAAGATTATCCCCGATATCAAGGAGCGTGCGGTTATAGAACTAATTGGTACACCCTTAACTCATGCTCATTATTTGCGCAGGTATCAAGGAACCTACGGCCCGGCTATTGCAGCAGATAAGGGAATGTTTCCCAGTACACACACACCCATACAAGGTTTATATCGCGTTGGTGATAGTACTATGCCAGGAATTGGTGTCCCTGCGGTAGCTGCGTCTGGGATTTTATGTGCCAATACTTTAGTTAAGTTGCAGCAGACAGAAGCTTTGTTAAAGAATTTGAGATGA
- a CDS encoding serine/threonine protein kinase: MIQNGTIIRGHYRIQERLGSGGFGITYLAVDIDKPSHSNVVVKQLSLRRNDPENLPLARKLFQREAKVLERLGAKDDRIPELFAYFEENEEFYLVQEFIDGKDLRSEIIPDQPLREEKVIALLQDILKVLEVVHQENVIHRDIKPSNLIRRYSDEKIVLIDFGAVKEISTIEVNANNPPSLTHNVGTPGYTPVEQEQGSPKLSSDIYAVGIVGVQALTGLLPRNLEKDSSGEIIWRKHAPQISNALASVVDKMVCRNYQNRYESATEALTALNKAIEVTSTKPPSQFASYISATQYTSRYPAIANLALCLSLIFNGFYAFQIMQKLFRDRIYQNDNEVAINMRDVCQSNIIYQDIPEIKQIGIINIQKLGPHYEDEFTDVWPVFRWVCLYKIKSKRSGYQFEVPASDRNATKRVGMDLDAYCRWKYPDKDKASHHDYNDHNSLRCVRPHPQ, from the coding sequence ATGATTCAGAACGGAACAATCATCAGAGGACATTACCGAATTCAAGAACGGCTGGGAAGTGGAGGATTTGGTATTACTTATTTAGCTGTGGATATAGACAAGCCCAGCCATTCCAATGTTGTAGTTAAACAACTAAGTTTGCGCAGAAATGACCCGGAAAATTTGCCTTTGGCGAGAAAATTATTTCAAAGAGAAGCAAAAGTTTTAGAACGCCTGGGAGCAAAAGACGATCGAATTCCCGAACTCTTCGCTTACTTTGAAGAAAATGAAGAATTTTATTTAGTTCAAGAATTCATAGATGGTAAAGATCTGAGATCGGAAATTATTCCAGATCAACCATTAAGGGAAGAAAAAGTAATTGCTCTATTACAGGATATTCTCAAAGTCTTAGAAGTTGTACATCAAGAAAATGTAATTCATCGAGATATTAAACCCTCAAATTTGATTCGGCGATACTCCGATGAAAAAATTGTCTTAATTGATTTTGGTGCTGTTAAGGAAATTAGCACTATAGAAGTTAACGCCAACAATCCCCCTAGCCTCACGCATAATGTAGGTACTCCTGGTTATACACCTGTGGAACAAGAACAAGGTAGTCCTAAATTATCTAGCGATATTTATGCTGTTGGGATAGTGGGAGTTCAAGCATTAACTGGTTTACTTCCCAGGAATCTAGAAAAAGACTCTTCTGGAGAAATTATCTGGCGCAAACACGCACCGCAGATTAGCAATGCTTTAGCTTCAGTTGTAGACAAAATGGTTTGTCGTAATTATCAGAACCGTTATGAGTCAGCTACAGAAGCTTTGACAGCTTTAAATAAAGCAATTGAAGTAACATCTACTAAACCACCAAGCCAATTTGCTAGTTATATTTCTGCTACACAATACACATCAAGATATCCGGCAATTGCAAATCTAGCTTTATGTTTATCTTTAATTTTTAATGGCTTTTATGCATTTCAAATTATGCAAAAGTTGTTTAGAGATAGAATATACCAAAATGACAATGAAGTCGCAATTAATATGCGAGATGTTTGTCAGAGTAATATCATTTATCAAGATATCCCCGAAATCAAACAAATTGGTATAATCAACATTCAAAAACTAGGGCCGCATTATGAGGATGAATTCACAGATGTTTGGCCTGTGTTTCGCTGGGTTTGTTTATATAAAATTAAATCAAAACGCAGTGGTTATCAGTTTGAAGTTCCAGCCAGCGATCGCAACGCCACAAAGCGCGTAGGTATGGACTTAGATGCTTATTGTAGATGGAAATATCCAGACAAGGACAAAGCTAGTCATCATGACTACAATGACCATAACTCATTAAGGTGTGTCCGTCCTCATCCGCAATAA